CGCCAGTCGTACCGGCCCCGGAACCGCCGGACAGCAGCGAGGCGTGGTACGCGGACGACGTCCGCTCGCAGCGGGAAGTCGCGCCGGGCGTCGTCGTCACCGTCCGGGACGCCTCCGCCGGCGTCGGCTTCGCGTATCAGATCAGAGAACCGACGCTGAGCGCGGCCGCGGAGCGGGCGCTCGAAACCGTCCTGGAGTACTTCGCCGGGGTCGAGAGCCGCCGGCCGCTCACCCGGCAGGGCGCGGCCGAGCGGGCGGCCCGGGGGCTCCCGCCGAAGTACCGGCGCGTCATCGACCGGCTCGTCGACGTCTCGCCCGCGGCGCGCCGCCGCATCGACTACTACGCGATGTGCGAACTCCGACTCCTCGGGTCGCTCACGCCCATCGCGCTCGACGACCGGGTCGACGTGGTCGACCTCGAAGGCGGGACCGACGGCGCGCTCGTCGTCCACACCGAGAACTACGCGCCCGCGGTCACCGGCTTTCGCGCCGACGCCGACTTCGCCAGTTCGGTCGCGGGCGAGCGGCTCCGGCGCTATACGGTCCCCTTCGCCGGCTTCGACGTCGAGGTCGTCGTCCACCGCGACCGGCTGCTCGGCGACGACCGCTTCGAGGCCAAGTACGCGGTCCTCGAACCGGATCTGCTCCCCGGCGACGAGGCGCTCATCGCCGAGTGCAAAGAGCGGATCTGGGAGGCGAACGTCGAGGAGGTCGTCGAGGATCGGACGGCGTTCATCCGCGAGCGCGCCCGGCGGTTCCTCTCCCGACGGCTCACCGCCCGCAACACCCGCGCGTGGCTCGCGGCGACGCGCTACCGCGCCCGGAGCGCGCTCTCGGCGTACGGCCTCGGCGTCCCGCCGGTCGATCGCCGATACGCCCAGGACCGCCTCGACGACCTCGTCTACTACGTCCTCCGGGATTACGTCGGCGAGGGCGTCCTCACAGTCCCGATCCGGGATCCCAATCTGGAGGACGTCGAGGCCAACCGCGTCGGTGAGCGAGTGAAGGTGGTCCCCCGCGCCGACGTCGTCCGCGCGGGCGAGCGCGTCCCGACGAACCTCGCCTTCGAGACCGAGACCGCGTTCGTGAACGTCGTCACCCAACTGGCCGCCGCCGACGGCGTCGAACTCAGCGCGAGCCAGCCCTCCGCGAAGGTGAACCTCCGGCCCGCGGGCGTCGCGCCCGACGCCTCCGGTCACGGCGAGACGATCCGATGCGCCGTGGCGTTGCCGGTCATCTCCGAGGACGGCCCGCACGTCTCGATCCGCAAGCAGTCCGCCTCGCCGCTGACGCCGATCGACCTCGTCGGCTTCGGGTCGATTCCTACTGAACTGGTGACGTTGCTGTGGCTCTGCTACGAGCACCACCGCGTCGTCCTCTTTTCGGGCCCGACCGGTGCGGGAAAGACGACGCTGATGAACGCCCATATGCCGTTCATCCCCTACGACCACCGGCCGATCAGCATCGACGA
This is a stretch of genomic DNA from Halobellus sp. MBLA0158. It encodes these proteins:
- a CDS encoding type II/IV secretion system ATPase subunit; translated protein: MSPGRQTRETGTEPPVVPAPEPPDSSEAWYADDVRSQREVAPGVVVTVRDASAGVGFAYQIREPTLSAAAERALETVLEYFAGVESRRPLTRQGAAERAARGLPPKYRRVIDRLVDVSPAARRRIDYYAMCELRLLGSLTPIALDDRVDVVDLEGGTDGALVVHTENYAPAVTGFRADADFASSVAGERLRRYTVPFAGFDVEVVVHRDRLLGDDRFEAKYAVLEPDLLPGDEALIAECKERIWEANVEEVVEDRTAFIRERARRFLSRRLTARNTRAWLAATRYRARSALSAYGLGVPPVDRRYAQDRLDDLVYYVLRDYVGEGVLTVPIRDPNLEDVEANRVGERVKVVPRADVVRAGERVPTNLAFETETAFVNVVTQLAAADGVELSASQPSAKVNLRPAGVAPDASGHGETIRCAVALPVISEDGPHVSIRKQSASPLTPIDLVGFGSIPTELVTLLWLCYEHHRVVLFSGPTGAGKTTLMNAHMPFIPYDHRPISIDEGSREVYLPHETGVSLTTREHENAYKRVSMADLMTEANYLNPDVEVIAEVNTPESFETFAEVLNTGHGVVGTTHAEDVETLVNRVVEQGLPVYLLRELDLVVFPRRVDGERYVGSVVELLSETDYEALPASARTGIVEKDGATLYYNTLLWRETDGSFAMAYDHPTLGGDGAATDGAAHRLALRVFDRIAAATDREVEAIEREFRRKQGYVEYLVQEEVTDVDSLFGFLSDLRTDEAATVERVRRQRAHQSAAAEGTGGSSPADASRPDGSASGGETRPGGASPDRTDGRRGRGR